The genomic segment TCGTTCCGCTTGTCTTGCGAAAGCGGTTTGTCAAGATCATCAAAATAAGACAGCGAGTAAAGCGTTGAATGAGGGTCAAACGCCTCGCCATAAATCGCGGCGGCAAATGAAAGACCGTCAGTCAAAGTGTAATCCGTCATCTCAAGCACGGCCCATATATCAAAGTAATCTTTGAATGTCGCCCGCGATTGAATGGTCGCGCACTTGCAACCGAAAACATCGCCTACGGACGCCACTGATATTCCGTTGTCCGCCTGAACTGCATCAAATACAGCAAGCATGTCCGGCGACAGCCCTCCGAAAAAACTCAGGCTGATATTGCTGTCAAGCAATGCGACACAAAGCGTGTTGGCATCCGTCCGTTCTATCATCGCCCCTTTCAGCAAGTTCAAACTGTTGAGAAGCCGTTTCGGGTCAAACGGTTCCGAACTGAAAAAATCAAAATCCTCGCTTTGGCGATGTCCCAGATGTAAAGCAAGCGCAGTGCCGCCGTAAAGAACG from the Candidatus Dadabacteria bacterium genome contains:
- a CDS encoding nucleotidyl transferase AbiEii/AbiGii toxin family protein, giving the protein MSTNLTFPRLDCLPPDQRNLWPELREVPDDFVLYGGTALALHLGHRQSEDFDFFSSEPFDPKRLLNSLNLLKGAMIERTDANTLCVALLDSNISLSFFGGLSPDMLAVFDAVQADNGISVASVGDVFGCKCATIQSRATFKDYFDIWAVLEMTDYTLTDGLSFAAAIYGEAFDPHSTLYSLSYFDDLDKPLSQDKRNDIQNAVQAVDLTELPVVQPRGPIQSTLRGRNDK